The following proteins are co-located in the Wenzhouxiangella marina genome:
- a CDS encoding NADP-dependent isocitrate dehydrogenase: MYRPDHDRRPQPASKLTQPVDVALAQGDGIGPEITDAVCRILDAAGARVRFVPVTMGERCYLDGVSSGIPAEAWDVIRKHGVLLKGPITTPQGGGYKSLNVTLRKALGLFANVRPCRAWHPWIETRHPDMDVLIVRENEEDTYAGIEHRQTNEVTQCLKLISSPGSERLIRYAFELARAQGRKRVDCFSKDNIMKLTDGLFHRIFDRVAEEYPDIESGHMIIDIGTALLADRPERFDVIVAPNLYGDIISDVAAQITGSVGLGGSANIGEGIAMFEAVHGSAPDIAGQDLANPSGLLLAAIEMLRYIGDGETANRVFAAWTATLADGLHTADIHRPGHSRERLGTRAFADAVIERLDESSEAARQAEATAWPNVKSSWPEPARAEKTLIGVDVFLDWDQADRDPKVLGEQVRALDEGLPVRLSLITNRGVKVFPEGLPETRCTDHWRCRFRAEDGQTIEHKDVIALLQRFADAGLDFIKTEQLYAFDGVPGFSLGQGE, from the coding sequence ATGTACCGCCCCGATCACGACCGCCGACCCCAGCCCGCTTCGAAGCTCACCCAGCCCGTCGACGTCGCTCTCGCACAGGGCGATGGCATCGGCCCCGAAATCACCGACGCCGTCTGCCGCATTCTCGATGCAGCCGGTGCGCGCGTGCGCTTCGTCCCCGTGACCATGGGCGAGCGCTGCTATCTGGATGGCGTCAGCTCGGGCATCCCGGCCGAAGCCTGGGACGTGATCCGCAAGCACGGCGTGCTCCTGAAGGGGCCGATCACCACCCCGCAGGGCGGCGGCTACAAGAGCCTCAACGTCACCCTCCGCAAGGCCCTGGGTCTGTTCGCCAACGTCCGGCCGTGCCGCGCCTGGCACCCCTGGATCGAGACGCGCCATCCGGACATGGATGTGCTGATCGTGCGCGAGAACGAGGAAGACACCTACGCCGGCATCGAGCACCGCCAGACCAACGAGGTCACCCAGTGCCTGAAACTGATCTCCTCGCCCGGCTCGGAGCGCCTGATCCGCTATGCCTTCGAACTGGCACGGGCGCAGGGTCGCAAGCGCGTCGACTGCTTCTCCAAGGACAACATCATGAAACTCACCGATGGCCTGTTCCATCGGATCTTCGACCGCGTGGCCGAAGAGTACCCGGACATCGAGTCCGGCCACATGATCATCGACATCGGCACCGCGCTGCTGGCGGATCGTCCGGAACGCTTCGACGTCATCGTCGCGCCCAACCTCTACGGTGACATCATCTCCGACGTGGCTGCACAGATCACCGGCTCCGTCGGCCTCGGTGGCTCGGCGAACATCGGCGAAGGCATCGCCATGTTCGAGGCCGTGCATGGCTCGGCTCCGGACATCGCCGGCCAGGACCTGGCCAATCCCTCGGGCCTGCTGCTCGCGGCCATCGAGATGCTGCGCTACATCGGTGATGGCGAAACCGCCAACCGCGTCTTCGCCGCCTGGACCGCCACCCTGGCCGACGGCCTGCACACCGCCGACATCCACCGACCGGGCCACAGCCGCGAGCGCCTCGGCACGCGCGCCTTCGCCGACGCGGTCATCGAACGCCTCGACGAATCGAGCGAGGCCGCGCGTCAGGCCGAAGCGACCGCCTGGCCGAACGTGAAGTCGAGCTGGCCTGAACCGGCGCGCGCCGAGAAGACCCTGATCGGTGTGGACGTGTTCCTCGACTGGGACCAGGCCGACCGCGATCCGAAGGTGCTCGGCGAGCAGGTCAGAGCCCTGGACGAGGGCCTGCCGGTCCGCCTCAGCCTGATCACCAACCGCGGCGTGAAGGTGTTTCCGGAGGGACTGCCGGAAACCCGCTGCACCGATCACTGGCGCTGCCGCTTCCGCGCCGAGGACGGGCAGACCATCGAGCACAAGGACGTCATTGCCCTGCTGCAGCGTTTCGCGGACGCCGGCCTGGACTTCATCAAGACCGAGCAGCTCTACGCCTTCGACGGCGTCCCGGGCTTCTCCCTCGGCCAGGGCGAGTGA
- a CDS encoding DUF2189 domain-containing protein — MNEPAKQARPPEELPMAAPCRRLPTRAPLDWLARGWVDLRRAPRQSLSWGAVVLALSYLITAATWRWGNLGLYLGLVSGFVFIGPWLAMTLYAISRRLELDRGVSLRRSIADAGQSIRGAMVFAVILIIVLLVWARAANTLYIFFPALANPGWRDLLLFLTVGSAVGAVFSAVVFAVSAFSLPMLMDRRADAVTAVITSINAVLRNKRTMLLWAAIIVSCVLLGAATAWLGFLILIPLLGHATWHAYRDTIDASEWPARPPVDFKAREQAVMQKKRDL; from the coding sequence ATGAACGAGCCAGCGAAGCAAGCCCGCCCGCCGGAGGAGTTGCCGATGGCGGCGCCCTGCCGGCGGCTGCCGACGAGAGCACCGCTGGACTGGCTCGCGCGCGGCTGGGTGGATCTGCGCCGCGCACCTCGTCAGAGCCTGAGCTGGGGAGCCGTCGTACTGGCGCTCAGCTACCTGATCACGGCGGCGACCTGGCGCTGGGGCAATCTCGGCCTGTACCTGGGCCTGGTCAGCGGCTTCGTCTTCATCGGCCCCTGGCTGGCGATGACCCTGTACGCCATCAGCCGACGCCTGGAGCTGGACCGTGGCGTCAGCCTGAGGCGAAGCATCGCCGATGCGGGTCAGTCGATCCGCGGCGCCATGGTCTTCGCCGTCATCCTGATCATCGTGCTGCTGGTCTGGGCCCGGGCGGCCAACACCCTGTACATCTTCTTTCCGGCCCTGGCGAATCCCGGTTGGCGGGATCTGCTTCTGTTCCTGACCGTCGGCAGCGCGGTCGGCGCGGTGTTCTCGGCGGTGGTGTTCGCGGTCTCGGCCTTTTCCCTGCCGATGCTGATGGACCGGCGCGCCGACGCGGTAACGGCGGTGATCACCAGCATCAACGCGGTGCTGCGCAACAAGCGCACGATGCTGCTCTGGGCGGCGATCATCGTGAGCTGCGTGCTGTTGGGCGCGGCAACGGCCTGGCTCGGCTTCCTGATCCTGATCCCGCTGCTGGGGCATGCCACCTGGCACGCCTATCGGGACACGATCGATGCCTCGGAATGGCCCGCCCGTCCACCGGTGGACTTCAAGGCCCGTGAGCAGGCTGTCATGCAGAAAAAGCGGGACTTGTGA
- a CDS encoding LysR family transcriptional regulator — protein MKPTLHQLRILQVVADEGSIAAAARRLHLTPPTLSIQLGQLAEALGMPLHRVSGRRLQLTEAGQDALEAARRIDAELKRLDQRLAARRGIERGRLRIAAVSTAEYVLPSLLGRFRTAHPGIEASLTILPRDRLIERLNEGRDDGYLMTRPPASERLRIETVGLNPLVMIAAPDHPWARQPELAFSAVTEASFVVREPGSGTRLWTADWLARFGAELQPALELGSNEAIKQAVMAGHGLAVISLHAVTLELEAGRLTLLRVPHFPAPVRWSLVQGRGVEPTPAALAFRDHLHDQFPALDATMHEVLARHGLAFPEDALTEPSEVDAAR, from the coding sequence ATGAAACCGACCCTGCATCAGCTCCGGATCCTCCAGGTCGTCGCCGACGAGGGTTCGATCGCGGCGGCCGCCCGGAGGCTCCACCTGACTCCGCCCACCCTGTCGATCCAGCTCGGGCAGCTGGCCGAGGCCCTGGGCATGCCCCTGCACCGGGTCAGTGGCCGGCGCCTGCAGCTGACCGAGGCGGGGCAGGATGCCCTGGAGGCCGCCCGTCGCATCGACGCCGAACTCAAGCGCCTCGATCAGCGCCTGGCGGCCCGGCGTGGCATCGAACGAGGGCGCCTTCGCATCGCCGCCGTCTCGACGGCCGAGTACGTCCTGCCGAGTCTGCTCGGTCGATTCCGTACCGCGCATCCCGGCATCGAAGCCAGCCTGACGATCCTGCCGCGCGATCGCCTGATCGAGCGCCTGAACGAAGGGCGGGACGATGGCTATCTGATGACCCGCCCGCCCGCCTCGGAGCGTCTTCGCATCGAGACCGTCGGCCTCAATCCCCTGGTGATGATCGCGGCGCCCGACCATCCCTGGGCAAGGCAGCCCGAACTCGCCTTCTCGGCCGTCACCGAGGCCAGCTTCGTCGTTCGCGAACCCGGTTCCGGCACTCGACTCTGGACCGCCGACTGGCTGGCTCGCTTCGGTGCCGAACTTCAGCCGGCGCTGGAGCTGGGCAGCAACGAGGCGATCAAGCAGGCGGTCATGGCCGGCCACGGCCTGGCCGTGATTTCCCTGCACGCCGTGACCCTCGAACTCGAGGCCGGGCGTCTGACCCTGCTGCGCGTGCCGCACTTCCCGGCACCGGTCCGCTGGTCACTGGTTCAGGGCCGTGGGGTGGAACCCACGCCGGCGGCGCTGGCCTTCCGGGACCACCTGCACGATCAGTTCCCGGCCCTGGACGCCACCATGCACGAGGTCCTTGCCCGTCACGGCCTGGCGTTCCCCGAGGATGCCTTGACCGAACCCAGCGAAGTCGACGCTGCGCGCTGA